A segment of the Manis javanica isolate MJ-LG chromosome 17, MJ_LKY, whole genome shotgun sequence genome:
tgcctttgtCTCCATCTCTCTGTGTCAGATTCAGCCGGAGTCTGTCTCTGTTGCATCCAGtctcttctttccatctctctctccctttctgggtctctctgtctctgtctctttcattcctgtctttctctttttgtctctctctctctgtttatgtttttatttctctattcctgCCTCTCAATTTCTATCTTTAGATCTCTGGctctttctattccatttactccttcacatccccacccccagctcctgtcCCGCCAAATGCCTCACTCACCAGCTCCTCCCAGATCCACAGCAGACTCCCCCTGGCACCTCCAGTGTCTGCCCCCAAGGACATGAGGGCCTGGCCAGCCCTTCCCACTGGGGGGACCCCCCTCAGGGCACGTGGCAGTGGGCCCAGTCCCGGGGGCACCAGTCCCGCCTGCCTCAGCTGCCTCCACTGCTCCATCGTCTCCCAGCAGTGGCGGCCAGGAGCAGGAAGTAGCAAGGTCCAGAGTGACCCAGTCCCCCcggagcagggggtgggggagtaaAGGCCGGTGGGGGGGCCTGGACAGCCTCCCAAAGTCCATTCTCCAGTGAGAATCAGCAACCTCATGTGCGTTTTCTTCCTTCTaaagcctcccctcccctccccctacaAGGGCCCAGCCACAGCTCCCCTGCGGGAGGTCACATCGGGGTCCCCTGGCCTCTTCTCAAGCCTGACCACTCACGGGTGGGCGCTCGGTGTCTGCTGGTGcctggccccacctc
Coding sequences within it:
- the ERICH4 gene encoding glutamate-rich protein 4, translated to MRLLILTGEWTLGGCPGPPTGLYSPTPCSGGTGSLWTLLLPAPGRHCWETMEQWRQLRQAGLVPPGLGPLPRALRGVPPVGRAGQALMSLGADTGGARGSLLWIWEELGNLRQVDIQLLGQLCRLGLEMGTLREELVAFLEEEEESLEEEEEKPERKQEEGHQAASCPAPYRHLPDFEMTI